The DNA region ACAAAGTAACTCAATGAATTTTGAGCCAGCATGCTCCACCTGCATAAACGATCCCACTGTAGAAGTCTTGTTTCTTGGTCGACTTCACTGTTAGGATTGTTAATTTGGGCATAGACATCAAGATGAAGCTCGAAGATAGCTTGGATCATTTCCAATTCCGAGCGATGTTTTAAGTCATATGCGAATGAAGCATCAGGGCTCAGATCAAGGACTTGACGCTCGAGATTGGCTATCTGTCCCGATAACCTATTGTAGATATATTCGTCTTCACGTTGTAAGATCTGCACAACTGTGTCTTTCAGGGTCTCCGGCCACTGGAGCGAAATATATGTCGATTCCGTGGCGGGGAAATTCTCTTCTTTGGAGACACCATCCGAGTACTCCCCGTATTCTGGCATGAGAAGGCCTTTGAGCCAGTCAAAGGCCACTTCACCAAGACGACTCCATCCCTCGTTGATTGGTTTGAGGCACTCGGGTAATTTCTCGCCGCCAGAAAGGACTTCGTTTATCCCCGACTTCCTGGTTGACTTCTTCGAGTGCTCGAGGAAAATAGCAAGCCCAGACTTGCTCATACTCTGTATGTCATGCAGATTGGAAAAGTTGTCGCTCTCAGAAAATGCCCTGGCCTTCTTATCGTCCCAGTTATTGATAATGCTTCCGAGGTCCTGCGATAGCAAAGATTCAAAGTTTCCTGCCGAATCCACTGGACCATTTGCATCGCCAACGAGAGACATTCGCTTCCGCATGTAGTCCAAATCCCCTAGGTTTTCGGCGCCAGCTTTGGACAGGAAGGAGTCTGTCGTCTCAAACAACCACTGATCAGCATAGACGTACATCTCCAAACGATCCTCGTAGTACTTTGATTGGTCGAATGCAATTTCGTCAGCCTGCGAAGGATCAATGTTCGACTCTCGAGCACGAGTTCTTCTACTTTTCGCCCTTAAGTTCTCAGCTTGTTCATCATTCACCGCTGATGCAGATGATCTCTTGCGATAACCATTAGCTGACTTGGAATCTGGTTCGTCCGCAGCCGGTTGCTCTTGAATAGAGTCTTCAGGGTGTTGAGCCGCCTGATCATCTTGCGGTTCAGTTGACGGTTTCGCGGGCTGCTGGTCTGCTGATATCATTTGGTCTTCGGTCGGTTCAGCGGGTATATCGTTTGGTTCGTTTTCTTGGGCATTGCTGGTGGATGGCTGGTTGTCCCCCATAGCAATATCTTGTTGCTCGATAGACTGGACTTGCTCGTCTTCCATCTTCGGTGATTCATCGGCATGTTGCATCTCCTTGGGCGTCGTGTCCTGCGGCTCTGGGCTAGTGGTCGGCAACTGAACATCGACAGATGCACCAGGGCCAATGTTTAGTGTATGCTTTTCCTCATCCAGAAGCGCCTGAAGGATTTCTTTGCCAACTGCATCCCAGGTTGCACTGCTGGGCTTCAGAACATGGCGAGTCGCCTTTAGTGGAAGTGGGTTCTTAGATGAATCCGCATCCTCAAGATTTTCAGGTAAAGTCGGGAGATACGGATAAGGGTCGGCTTGCCGCTGAAGGAATTTGATCAGAGCTTTCTTCGGCCTTTTTACAGGAACTTGAGCTACCGCTAGCCTGTCATTCAGCGATTGCAGCGTGTTACGGAGACGCTCTTCTGCAATAGTCTCTTCCAAGCCTAGTTGCTCAGTTCGCACCTCGAGACGGTTCTCATCATCAGCAAGAACACTTTCCAGACAGTATCGGGACAGCCTATAGCTCTGCAAGGCACTGCTCAGTCGGGCGCTCTGTCGCCAGAGGTTAAGATCCGTGTCATCACGTTCCAGGGCCTCAGCGAAGGATGTAAGGGCAGCGCGAGAACGCTCTAGCCTCTCCGTAGCAGATTCGCGAGCAGCATCTGGAGACTCAGAGACGCCTTGCAAGAAAGATTGTAGAGAATCCAATAGAAATTGGCCATGGTTCTTATAAGACAGATAGATTGTTTGCAATAAAGTGCTCGAGGTGGAATCGTTAATATCTGATTCTCCAATATCATCCGCAGAATCTGTTGTTGCGAGATATTCTAACAAATCATTTGGTTGGGGTTCAGGTTCAGAATCCTGCAGCGCAATCCTCTTATAGTCGGAGAAGGACTCAGGATATTTGAAGATATCCGAATTGAAAAGCGCATCATATGCCTCTGCGGTTTGCGGATAGAACTGCGATCCTTGAGAGTGAAGCTTCAGGGCATTCTGATATAATTTGAGCGCTTCCTCAATCTGGATTTCCTTGGTGtcatcaacctcctcttccACAGCCTCATCGGGCTCGATATTTAATGCCACCCAGCTGGACATGTTGCAGTTATTCCGATGGCCGATAAGGTGCTAAAGATAATTAATTATGCAGCATTGCAGAGAGTCAAAACCGAGCCCCAGGGTTCATGGCGAGGACAGTCGAGTAAATGGAGGATTATGATAGAAAGACTCGCGAGGGAGACGCATCACGCGTTCCGGGGGATCGAATTTCCCGAAGCGGCAAGGTTCCGATGCCTGAAGTTCCGATGCCTTGGTGCCTCACGCGGGCCAGGCACAGGATCGCCCGCCGTTGACGACGACCCCGAAATACGAAATGCACGTCTTGCTGCCCGCTGCATTACACTCTCGATTACTGCTATTTCTCCGGAGACTTTTTTGTTCTTAATCGCAGTCGCTGCTGTACAGATTCGTTTGAGCATTTGGTTTCTCAGTCCTTTCTGCGCACCGTTCAGCGCCATGGTTGCGCCAGCTGTCCCCGAGTATGCcgtttcctccttccccgtTTACGTGTCCCCACGATCCCCCTTGATAGGGACTGACATCTGCTTTGCGATAGGATttatgaggaagatgacaTCTACGCCGCTGTCGATGCGCGTACAGAGACGCTACAGAACCTGCGAGAATTAGGGCCCCCAGACCTAGTTTACTTGGTGAAGCAGCCGAAGGCCAGCGGGAGTCGCCAGACGGAAGTATGCCATGCCTGACCCTACAAGTACCCTTGCTCGGTTGCTTTAGCTCGGGAATTGGTTTGAATGAAGGAAACCTACCGGCTGACAAAATTGCGATCATAGCAAACCGGCGTTTACCACCATGTGACCGGAATCGATGCCTCGTCCTCCGCCAGCTTAGCGGCCTATGTAAATACGTTGACCTTCTCTCCCCTCGACAAGACGCACAAGGTGGTTTCTGGGATCTACTGGTTAGGATCTCGCGCGCGGAATATTTGGGTTCCTTTCATTGACGAGATATAGTTGTTATAATGCCTTCTCCCACCTGGACATGCGAGTCGAAGTCAAGATCCCCGGAAGTCTCGAGAGCTACTGCATCGATGAACGCGGAGACAAACGTGTTGCTACGGACGCACTTTGGTTAGAGACTTTCTTGTGTGGTGTCCTGAGGGCATATGCTTATGCGGACGATGGAGGTGGAGATGCGATTCGGAGGATTGTTGGTGTCCGTCGATTCAACCCAGTCACGAATACGGAGATGGAACACAAATTCTTGGATGCTGCGGAGAGACTCTTCTTCATGGGTGCGTTTCAAAACGCAGGGAACTGTAGCAGGGCGCTAACAATGATACAGGGAGGCAGTTGAGTTCCGATCCCGAAACGCAGGTCCCCAATACCGTCAGCAACCACCTTACGACGGGTCTCTTGAAATATATTCAAACCACCGGTCGCTACACATCAGGTATTAATCTGTTTGAAAAACTCCGCACACGGGACGTAGAAGTTTCGTCGCTGCTGTCCCGGGTTTTGTTAATGGCAGACGAGGAAGTCCGGGCAGTACGTTTAATGTACGATGCTCTGCAAGATGTCCCCATGGACTATTCCCTTCTCGATTGCCAGGCTTCATTCTGTCAGAAAAAGGGAGAAGGGGAGATGGCTTTGGAATGCGCCAAGCGCGCCGTGACAGCTGCTCCTAGCGAATTCAGCACCTGGGCTCAGCTGGCAGAGGTCTACGTGAATCTCGAACAATGGGACCTGGCGCTCTTGACCTTGAACTCCTGTCCCATGTTCACGTACCAAGACCGTGATACACCTCGGATGCCGCAACCAAGTCGCATCATGCTTCCAATCCTCGCCGAGAGCATTTTGGACGAAATCGATGAAGGCCAACCAAGACAAGGTGACCCTCACGACTATGTCCATCCATCGCTTCGCAAACTCCACGCCGCTGCTTATCAGGGAACGTTCTTGAAGGCTTACAATCTTTTGACCAAGATTGCGGCCGCAATCGGCTGGGACCAGTTGCTTAAAACCCGGAGTGAGGTCTTCGTCATGGAAGAGGAGTATCGGGTTGAGCGCCAGCATTCGACATCAAAGCCTCCGGGCAGCGTCAAATCCAATTCTGGGGATGTGGAAATGAATGGCAACGGCGGGCATGCAGAAAACTCTGCAAACGAAGAAAATGGCGAACATGAGGGAAATCAAATCGAGAGACCAGAGCACACAATGGCGTCGGAGGTCGTCAAGTCTGGCAATGAAGACGTGAGTTCCGCTACTACTTATTGAATATATACCCATACTAACAGTAATGCTTAGCACGACCCATCCCACTCAAGCTACACTCAATTCAAAAACAAACGCCTATGCGAGCGCTGGCTCGACAATCTCTTCATGGTTCTTTACGAAGACCTCCGCATCTACACCATCTGGCGCACCGAGATGGCCCAGTACCGTCAACAATCAATGGAGTATAAAAAATCCGCTACCGAATGGGAAATCCTCGGTGAACTGGCTGAACGTCTGCACCACTTTGAGGAGGGAATCGAGGCATACCAGCACTGTCTTGCTATTCGATTTTCTCCCAAGGCCATGCGGGGTGCTCTGAAATTGCACGAGGCGAAGAACAACACGAGGGGAATGCTGAATTCGCTGATTAGGCTTATTGCCTGGCAGTATCGGTGGTATTCAGAGGTATATCCACCCGTTTTGAGATGGTTTAATGAATGAAATACTGACATACTTGACAGTTCTCCCCCGAACTTCTCTACCTAATCCGCAAACTCATCGAAGACGAAGGCGCCGTCAAAGTACGCAGTATCGTCCAGGCCACGAACCTGCCCCAGCCAGTCCTCGACCTCACACATCAATACTGTCAGCTCTGCGCTACTTTCCGGAGCAGCGGGAGTGACTTCTAAGGACTTTCAGAGAGAACCGTTCAAATTCACACGATGCTATTGAATAGGTTTGTTAATTTAAGATGGGATATGACAATAAGAATGGGGTTATGCGGAGGTTGATCCTGATTAATATCATATACACTGGCGGGCTATCAGGAAAAGTGGAAGGGGCATGATACCAATCAGTCCTGCTTGTGGTTTGTATTAATGCTGTTAGCTTTGTCGGTTGCTAGGGTGGCTTGTAGGTACTACGATTCCAATATAGACTAGTTTCATGGCTATTGACTTCTCAAATATGTGATATTCAGACTATAATAAGCAATACCAAACCCAGTCGCATAATAACCATGACACCAACAACGATTAAACATGAGTATAGAGTATCCTCATTATCACATTActccttctcttccccctccccctcagGCTCTGCTTCTGGTAAATCCGACTCCTTAGGAACCTTATCACCCT from Aspergillus chevalieri M1 DNA, chromosome 2, nearly complete sequence includes:
- a CDS encoding ChAPs family protein (BUSCO:EOG0926142Y;~COG:S;~EggNog:ENOG410PFA8;~InterPro:IPR015374,IPR011990;~PFAM:PF09295;~go_function: GO:0005515 - protein binding [Evidence IEA]); this encodes MVAPAVPEIYEEDDIYAAVDARTETLQNLRELGPPDLVYLVKQPKASGSRQTEQTGVYHHVTGIDASSSASLAAYVNTLTFSPLDKTHKVVSGIYCCYNAFSHLDMRVEVKIPGSLESYCIDERGDKRVATDALWLETFLCGVLRAYAYADDGGGDAIRRIVGVRRFNPVTNTEMEHKFLDAAERLFFMGRQLSSDPETQVPNTVSNHLTTGLLKYIQTTGRYTSGINLFEKLRTRDVEVSSLLSRVLLMADEEVRAVRLMYDALQDVPMDYSLLDCQASFCQKKGEGEMALECAKRAVTAAPSEFSTWAQLAEVYVNLEQWDLALLTLNSCPMFTYQDRDTPRMPQPSRIMLPILAESILDEIDEGQPRQGDPHDYVHPSLRKLHAAAYQGTFLKAYNLLTKIAAAIGWDQLLKTRSEVFVMEEEYRVERQHSTSKPPGSVKSNSGDVEMNGNGGHAENSANEENGEHEGNQIERPEHTMASEVVKSGNEDHDPSHSSYTQFKNKRLCERWLDNLFMVLYEDLRIYTIWRTEMAQYRQQSMEYKKSATEWEILGELAERLHHFEEGIEAYQHCLAIRFSPKAMRGALKLHEAKNNTRGMLNSLIRLIAWQYRWYSEFSPELLYLIRKLIEDEGAVKVRSIVQATNLPQPVLDLTHQYCQLCATFRSSGSDF